In the genome of Pseudoglutamicibacter cumminsii, one region contains:
- a CDS encoding queuosine precursor transporter, translated as MSSRPETIPASPASDAAREHRAVFASTGSRFYPTILALMGLVFVLSNIGASKGVELFGLVTDGGFFLFPLAYILGDVVSEVYGWKASRRAIITTFVFGALAVLTFQAIIALPAASFYEGQEALAATLGPVWQIVLASLLGFMAGQLSNALIIVWLKRRHGERGLLLRILGSSGVGEALDTLIFCSIAAPVIGIDSFGVFLQYFVIGFCWKLGVEVVFSPVTVVVIKLVKRFEPSYPKNGAAVAV; from the coding sequence ATGTCCAGCCGGCCTGAAACCATCCCTGCCAGCCCCGCATCAGACGCCGCACGCGAGCATCGAGCCGTCTTCGCATCGACGGGTTCGCGTTTTTACCCCACCATCCTGGCCCTCATGGGGCTGGTGTTCGTGCTCAGCAACATCGGCGCAAGCAAGGGCGTTGAGCTGTTCGGCCTCGTAACGGACGGCGGTTTCTTCCTCTTCCCGCTCGCCTACATCTTGGGCGACGTGGTCTCGGAGGTCTATGGGTGGAAGGCCTCACGCCGAGCCATCATTACGACGTTCGTGTTTGGTGCGCTCGCGGTACTGACGTTCCAGGCGATCATCGCGCTGCCTGCCGCGAGCTTCTATGAAGGCCAGGAAGCGCTTGCAGCAACGTTGGGACCGGTATGGCAGATCGTGCTGGCCTCCCTTCTAGGTTTCATGGCCGGCCAGTTGTCGAACGCGCTCATCATCGTGTGGCTCAAGCGTCGCCACGGCGAGCGCGGCCTGCTCCTGCGCATCCTGGGTTCCTCGGGTGTGGGTGAGGCATTGGATACGCTGATTTTCTGCTCGATCGCCGCACCGGTTATTGGGATCGATTCCTTCGGGGTTTTCCTGCAGTACTTTGTGATTGGTTTCTGCTGGAAGCTCGGTGTTGAGGTTGTGTTCTCACCGGTTACGGTCGTGGTGATTAAGCTCGTGAAGCGCTTCGAGCCGAGCTACCCGAAGAACGGTGCCGCAGTAGCCGTCTAG
- a CDS encoding HAD family hydrolase yields the protein MSNQLPAAVLWDMDGTLIDSDPLWGRAEISLMERAGAPWTQQDVEDFVGASLPAAAEKMREAGLNLSVREIIDHLITEVAEGVREFGIPWRPGARELLEALSEAGVPQALVTMSETPLSSAFIEVLGRNPFDAVITGDTVYPHKPEPEPYLKGLCLLREATGLELPATRVIAIEDSTPGTASAVNAGLATLGIPHTAAITGRDGLIIRETLAGMTPARLADIIALIHAR from the coding sequence ATGAGCAACCAGCTACCAGCAGCAGTCCTGTGGGACATGGACGGAACCCTCATCGATTCCGACCCGCTGTGGGGCCGGGCCGAGATCTCACTCATGGAACGTGCAGGCGCCCCTTGGACGCAACAGGACGTCGAGGACTTCGTAGGCGCTTCCCTACCAGCGGCCGCCGAAAAGATGCGGGAAGCGGGCCTGAACTTGTCAGTCCGCGAGATCATCGACCACCTCATCACGGAGGTCGCCGAAGGGGTGCGAGAGTTCGGTATCCCGTGGAGGCCAGGCGCACGCGAGCTCCTCGAAGCGCTCAGCGAGGCCGGGGTTCCCCAGGCGCTCGTCACGATGTCTGAGACGCCTCTCTCGAGCGCTTTCATCGAGGTCTTGGGACGCAATCCATTCGATGCGGTCATCACCGGAGACACAGTGTACCCACACAAACCAGAGCCTGAGCCCTACCTCAAGGGGCTGTGTTTGTTGCGCGAGGCGACGGGGTTGGAACTGCCGGCAACCCGGGTGATTGCGATCGAAGACTCGACGCCCGGCACAGCCTCCGCAGTCAACGCGGGACTAGCAACCCTGGGTATCCCCCATACCGCGGCCATCACGGGACGCGACGGGCTCATCATCCGTGAAACCCTCGCCGGCATGACTCCGGCGCGGCTCGCGGACATCATCGCGCTGATACACGCTCGCTGA
- a CDS encoding cytochrome b/b6 domain-containing protein codes for MNPVVKIGALVLGAIVVVAVLVLAARGLRSLDAVEQFIQRYPGTSEPPAFSEPGFPLWVRITHYLNFLFILLLMRSGMEKRAIGARKHPAYWTPSKRGGRKIPFLLWWHQFVDVLWVVNGLVYVVLLFSTGRWGRLVPTSWDVFPNAVSAGLQYVSLDWPLTESWAAYNSLQLLAYFVVVFIAAPLAIISGLRLSSFWPKDAPKLNKVVSAKVARGLHFPLAVVFVAFVVFHVFLVFTTGMRQNLNHMFAGTADTSWVGFWGFVISTAVAVGLTAAATTPVLRPIAATHGKVTTR; via the coding sequence ATGAACCCTGTCGTAAAGATCGGTGCGCTGGTGCTCGGCGCGATCGTTGTTGTCGCGGTACTTGTGCTTGCCGCCCGCGGGCTGCGGAGCCTCGACGCCGTTGAGCAGTTCATTCAACGCTATCCAGGCACCTCAGAACCGCCTGCGTTCAGCGAGCCCGGATTCCCGCTGTGGGTGCGCATCACGCACTACCTGAACTTCCTGTTCATCCTGCTTCTGATGCGTTCCGGGATGGAGAAACGCGCGATCGGCGCGCGCAAGCACCCCGCGTACTGGACACCGAGCAAGCGCGGCGGTCGCAAGATCCCGTTCTTGCTGTGGTGGCACCAGTTCGTTGACGTTCTGTGGGTTGTCAACGGGCTCGTCTACGTGGTGCTTCTGTTCTCGACCGGCCGCTGGGGCCGCTTGGTGCCGACCAGCTGGGACGTTTTCCCGAACGCGGTCTCCGCGGGCCTGCAGTACGTGTCACTTGACTGGCCACTGACCGAATCGTGGGCCGCCTACAACTCGTTGCAGCTGCTCGCGTACTTCGTGGTCGTGTTTATCGCGGCGCCGCTGGCGATCATCTCGGGCCTTCGGCTTTCGAGCTTCTGGCCTAAGGATGCCCCGAAGCTCAATAAGGTCGTGTCAGCTAAGGTTGCGCGCGGCCTTCACTTCCCGCTCGCGGTGGTTTTCGTTGCGTTCGTGGTGTTCCACGTGTTTCTCGTGTTCACGACTGGGATGCGGCAGAACCTCAACCACATGTTTGCCGGGACCGCCGACACCTCGTGGGTTGGTTTCTGGGGCTTCGTGATCTCCACGGCTGTTGCGGTGGGCCTGACCGCCGCTGCGACCACCCCGGTACTGCGGCCTATCGCCGCGACCCATGGCAAGGTCACGACCCGCTAG
- a CDS encoding ABC transporter ATP-binding protein, which produces MLEIQNLSRTFFPGTVNERKALRNINLKLNNGDFVTVIGSNGAGKSTLLNMIGGRLRPDTGKVAINGKDVTKIKEHKRALWVARVFQDPMAGTAPELTIEENLSVAVSRVRSRGLQRAVSHKDRAQFRSALETLELGLENRTKTPVGLLSGGQRQALSLLMATMTHPQILLLDEHTAALDPQRAALVSRLTGEIVERNQLTTLMVTHNMEQAIQLGNRLIMMHDGQIILELDGEEKKNATVSSLLAEFDKIGGELSDRSLLA; this is translated from the coding sequence ATGCTTGAAATTCAGAACCTCTCCCGCACGTTCTTCCCGGGAACCGTCAACGAACGCAAAGCCCTGCGCAATATCAACTTGAAGCTCAACAACGGTGACTTTGTGACCGTGATCGGCTCCAACGGTGCAGGTAAGTCGACGCTGCTCAACATGATCGGTGGGCGCTTGCGCCCGGACACCGGCAAGGTGGCGATCAACGGCAAGGATGTCACCAAGATCAAGGAGCACAAACGGGCCCTGTGGGTTGCGCGCGTGTTCCAGGACCCGATGGCCGGTACCGCCCCGGAGCTCACGATCGAAGAAAACCTCTCGGTTGCGGTCTCCCGCGTTCGTAGCCGCGGCCTGCAGCGCGCTGTTTCCCATAAGGACCGTGCACAGTTCCGCAGCGCGCTCGAAACCCTTGAGCTCGGCCTCGAGAACCGCACGAAAACCCCGGTCGGGTTGCTTTCGGGTGGTCAGCGTCAGGCGCTCAGCCTGCTCATGGCAACTATGACGCACCCACAGATCCTGCTGCTCGACGAGCACACCGCGGCACTCGACCCGCAACGCGCAGCGCTCGTCTCCCGTCTGACCGGCGAGATCGTGGAACGCAACCAACTCACCACGCTCATGGTCACCCACAACATGGAGCAAGCTATCCAGCTGGGTAACCGCCTCATCATGATGCACGACGGGCAGATCATCCTCGAGCTCGACGGCGAAGAGAAGAAGAACGCAACCGTCTCGAGCCTCCTGGCAGAGTTCGACAAGATCGGCGGCGAGCTCTCCGACCGCTCCCTGCTGGCATAA
- the tgt gene encoding tRNA guanosine(34) transglycosylase Tgt, protein MDNGRGRTGVIRTPHGEIKTPAFVTVGTKATVKAVLPRDVAELGAQAVLSNAYHLYLQPGHEVVDAAGGLGKFMGWDGPTFTDSGGFQVMSLGSGFKKVIDMGADGAPVGGGADDAVAPGHERMANVDDDGVWFTSHINGDKHRFTPEISMQVQHGLGADIMFAFDELTTLHNSRQYQIESLERTRRWAERCILEHFRLTDERGHRPYQALFGVIQGAQYEDLRRQACQDLGAMPFDGFGIGGALEKENLGTIVGWCAEELPENKPRHLLGISEPDDVLWAIENGADTFDCVSPTRVARNSAFYTDYGRYNLSNRRFREDFRPLQPGCDCATCSTYSRAYIHHLYKAKEMLSHTLISIHNLAFTVRLVDRAREAIENGTYEDYKHTVLSNYYGGSGSPDGPEG, encoded by the coding sequence ATGGATAACGGGCGCGGCCGCACCGGCGTGATCCGCACTCCACATGGGGAAATCAAGACCCCCGCGTTCGTGACGGTCGGAACCAAGGCGACCGTCAAGGCTGTACTTCCGCGCGATGTCGCGGAACTCGGAGCGCAGGCCGTGCTCTCCAACGCCTACCACCTGTATCTTCAGCCTGGCCACGAGGTCGTGGACGCCGCGGGCGGGCTGGGTAAGTTCATGGGCTGGGACGGCCCGACCTTCACCGATTCCGGCGGCTTCCAAGTCATGAGCCTGGGTTCAGGTTTCAAGAAGGTCATCGACATGGGCGCGGATGGCGCCCCCGTGGGTGGCGGAGCCGACGATGCGGTGGCACCCGGGCATGAACGCATGGCTAACGTCGATGACGACGGCGTGTGGTTCACATCCCACATCAACGGCGATAAACACCGCTTCACGCCAGAGATTTCGATGCAGGTTCAGCACGGCCTGGGCGCGGACATCATGTTCGCATTCGACGAGCTCACAACCCTGCACAATTCGCGCCAGTATCAGATCGAATCGCTCGAACGCACGCGCCGCTGGGCTGAACGTTGCATCCTCGAGCACTTCCGACTCACCGACGAACGCGGCCACCGCCCCTACCAGGCGCTGTTCGGCGTGATCCAGGGCGCGCAATACGAAGACCTACGCCGTCAAGCCTGCCAAGACCTTGGGGCCATGCCATTCGACGGCTTCGGTATCGGCGGCGCGCTCGAGAAAGAAAATCTCGGGACCATCGTGGGCTGGTGTGCCGAAGAGCTACCGGAAAATAAGCCGCGCCACCTGCTCGGAATCTCCGAACCCGACGACGTCCTGTGGGCCATCGAAAACGGCGCCGACACCTTCGACTGCGTCTCCCCGACCCGCGTAGCCCGCAACTCGGCCTTCTACACCGACTACGGCCGCTACAACCTCTCCAACCGGCGCTTCCGCGAAGACTTCCGCCCGCTACAGCCGGGCTGCGACTGCGCAACCTGCAGCACCTACTCGCGCGCCTACATCCACCACCTCTACAAGGCGAAGGAAATGCTGAGCCACACGCTCATCTCAATCCACAACCTCGCCTTCACAGTGAGGCTTGTGGACCGCGCCCGCGAAGCGATCGAAAACGGAACCTACGAGGACTACAAGCACACCGTCTTAAGCAACTACTACGGCGGCAGCGGCTCGCCAGACGGGCCGGAGGGCTAG
- a CDS encoding S8 family peptidase translates to MKNSKTRRVARGAAALAVGAALAVGTVPAANASSFMNPAAKSDSLSQNKDKVDKNKLKPSDLDLKKLNSLKVQGPLAKMEGQVSVYVQFAGKGAYELSQPAQVRSGKKRPVKNVAKVRQLRKQIQAQGTSVAKQSNSKVLYKTTNALPGVALQGDADSLRALASRDDVVKISAIIPKTRNNKGTVIDTGSVQAWAAQKQTGKGVTIAVIDSGLDYTHAAFGGPGTKEAYKKAKASKDMPSADSGLYDPKKYKGGWDLVGDDYNAASPFSLPKPDSNPLDCELGGHGTHVAGTAAGYGVDENGKTFRGDYESLNDDLVNAMRIGPGAAPEAGLVSLRVFGCEGSTNVVGEALDRVLDPNGDGDFSDRAQIVNMSLGSTNTPADDPEADMVDALTKQGILTVIASGNSGDITDIGGAPGVAPSSLTVANSVGSQAAADAITVTKPKDLAKDYPGQLSASYPWEKAESGQVVVPKSGLKTTGCAPLTGDESIKGKWVWLHWTDDPAGEKLECGSKARFDNAAAAGAKGVVLNAPNEVFTAGIAGNDKIPGVQFTKSGSEELVEAAKKGELEISVDPAKTSSMSINTDALDTLNPSSSRGLHGSDAVVKPDVAAPGTSIPSAGVGMGNGALNMSGTSMATPFTAGVSALVAANGNYTPLEIKNIVMNTAAADIKKGKNVYGPNRVGSGRVMADAALKTPVIAYDKDRKDLVSANFGVVEVVQNTDSVTKTVELRNMTTRAQTYNVAYKGATQQKGVTVSLDKQRVTVPSKGIAQVKVTLSFDKNKMTRTMDPTMDAKQEDLPRAYVADTTGRVEFTSSTQPTLRVPVTSAPKPAGNATAKLTKLRGDRSTVQFRGPDADSGLRNEAFISKAAVLELGATSERGKKELDKVPAAREMDLQYVGATSTVPVTGMEDGLLGFGISTWGNWARMNSATEFNIDIDVNGDGKADYNMFNTRLDSLDLDLAVTADAKSGKTVDLRPVNDLLGNQDPATFDSNVAIFPVSLKEIGLTKEDAAKIRYKVSSWSMYHVDENGKNVAVDKTDWIEFDAANPGIANRTDGLLVTSVQGSAAPVLVQDASKKFLVLHLNNRTGNLKGGNEKQYGSRAQVITAP, encoded by the coding sequence TTGAAAAACAGCAAAACGCGCCGCGTAGCACGCGGCGCCGCAGCGCTGGCTGTAGGTGCTGCGCTAGCCGTGGGTACAGTGCCCGCCGCTAACGCATCGTCATTCATGAACCCTGCAGCTAAGTCAGATTCGCTCAGCCAAAACAAGGACAAGGTTGATAAGAACAAGCTCAAGCCATCTGACCTTGATCTGAAGAAACTCAACTCTCTCAAGGTCCAGGGCCCTCTGGCCAAGATGGAGGGCCAGGTTTCCGTCTACGTACAGTTCGCCGGTAAGGGTGCTTACGAGCTCTCCCAGCCAGCCCAGGTGCGTAGCGGCAAAAAGCGTCCAGTCAAGAACGTCGCTAAGGTCCGCCAGCTCCGCAAGCAGATCCAGGCACAGGGCACCTCCGTTGCAAAGCAGTCCAACTCGAAGGTCCTCTACAAGACCACCAACGCTCTTCCTGGCGTTGCACTTCAGGGTGACGCTGACAGCCTGCGCGCACTCGCATCCCGCGACGACGTCGTCAAGATTTCCGCGATCATTCCAAAGACCCGCAACAACAAGGGCACCGTGATCGACACCGGCTCCGTCCAGGCATGGGCCGCTCAGAAGCAGACCGGTAAGGGCGTCACCATCGCGGTTATCGACTCCGGTTTGGACTACACCCACGCAGCCTTCGGCGGCCCAGGCACCAAGGAAGCCTACAAGAAAGCTAAGGCTTCCAAGGACATGCCATCGGCTGATTCCGGCCTCTACGATCCAAAGAAGTACAAGGGCGGTTGGGACCTCGTTGGCGATGACTACAACGCTGCGTCTCCCTTCTCGCTCCCAAAGCCAGACTCCAACCCGCTTGACTGTGAACTTGGCGGCCACGGAACCCACGTCGCCGGCACCGCTGCCGGCTACGGCGTCGACGAAAACGGCAAGACCTTCCGCGGCGACTACGAATCCCTCAACGACGACCTGGTCAACGCGATGCGCATCGGCCCAGGTGCAGCTCCAGAGGCTGGCCTCGTGTCCCTGCGTGTGTTCGGCTGTGAAGGTTCGACCAACGTTGTCGGCGAAGCACTCGACCGTGTGCTCGACCCGAACGGTGACGGCGACTTCTCTGACCGCGCACAGATCGTCAACATGTCGCTGGGCTCGACCAACACCCCGGCCGATGACCCAGAGGCCGACATGGTCGACGCCCTCACCAAGCAGGGCATCCTGACCGTCATCGCTTCCGGTAACTCCGGTGACATCACCGACATCGGTGGCGCACCAGGTGTTGCACCATCGTCCCTCACGGTTGCTAACTCCGTCGGCTCGCAGGCCGCAGCTGACGCGATCACCGTGACCAAGCCTAAGGACCTCGCGAAGGACTACCCAGGCCAGCTCTCCGCTTCCTACCCATGGGAGAAGGCAGAGTCCGGTCAGGTTGTTGTTCCGAAGTCTGGCCTCAAGACCACCGGTTGTGCCCCATTGACCGGCGACGAGTCGATCAAGGGCAAGTGGGTATGGCTGCACTGGACTGACGACCCAGCCGGCGAGAAGCTCGAATGTGGCTCCAAGGCTCGCTTCGACAACGCTGCCGCAGCAGGCGCTAAGGGTGTTGTTCTCAACGCTCCGAACGAGGTCTTCACCGCAGGTATTGCCGGTAACGACAAGATCCCAGGCGTTCAGTTCACTAAGTCCGGATCTGAGGAGCTTGTCGAGGCCGCTAAGAAGGGCGAGCTCGAGATCAGCGTTGATCCAGCCAAGACCTCCTCGATGTCCATCAACACCGACGCCCTGGACACCTTGAACCCATCGTCCTCGCGTGGTCTGCACGGCTCGGATGCCGTTGTGAAGCCAGACGTGGCAGCACCAGGTACCTCGATTCCTTCCGCAGGTGTTGGTATGGGTAACGGTGCACTGAACATGTCGGGTACCTCGATGGCTACCCCGTTCACCGCGGGTGTTTCGGCTCTGGTTGCAGCTAACGGCAACTACACGCCACTCGAGATCAAGAACATCGTCATGAACACCGCGGCTGCCGACATCAAGAAGGGCAAGAACGTCTACGGTCCAAACCGTGTTGGTTCCGGCCGTGTGATGGCTGACGCCGCTCTCAAGACCCCGGTTATCGCCTACGACAAGGACCGCAAGGACCTCGTCTCCGCTAACTTCGGTGTCGTTGAGGTTGTCCAGAACACCGATTCCGTTACCAAGACGGTCGAACTGCGCAACATGACCACCCGCGCACAGACCTACAACGTCGCATACAAGGGCGCAACCCAGCAGAAGGGTGTCACGGTCTCCCTCGACAAGCAGCGCGTCACGGTTCCATCCAAGGGCATCGCACAGGTCAAGGTGACTCTCTCCTTCGACAAGAACAAGATGACTCGCACCATGGACCCAACCATGGATGCAAAGCAGGAAGATCTGCCACGTGCATACGTTGCAGACACGACCGGCCGCGTCGAATTCACTTCCTCGACCCAGCCAACCCTGCGCGTCCCAGTGACCTCGGCACCAAAGCCAGCAGGTAACGCAACCGCCAAGCTGACCAAGCTCCGCGGCGACCGTTCGACCGTCCAGTTCCGCGGCCCTGATGCAGACTCCGGTCTGCGCAACGAAGCGTTCATCTCCAAGGCAGCCGTGCTCGAGCTCGGCGCAACCTCGGAGCGCGGGAAGAAGGAGCTGGACAAGGTTCCTGCCGCCCGTGAAATGGACCTCCAGTACGTCGGCGCAACCTCGACCGTACCGGTCACTGGCATGGAGGACGGCCTCCTCGGTTTCGGTATTTCGACCTGGGGCAACTGGGCACGCATGAACAGCGCCACCGAATTCAACATCGACATCGATGTCAACGGTGACGGCAAGGCCGACTACAACATGTTCAACACCCGGCTCGACTCCCTCGATCTGGACCTCGCAGTAACCGCCGATGCGAAGTCGGGCAAGACCGTCGACCTGCGCCCGGTCAACGACCTGCTGGGTAACCAGGACCCAGCGACTTTCGACTCGAACGTCGCTATCTTCCCGGTATCCCTCAAGGAGATTGGCCTGACCAAGGAAGACGCAGCGAAGATCCGCTACAAGGTCTCGTCCTGGTCCATGTACCACGTTGACGAAAACGGTAAGAACGTTGCGGTTGACAAGACCGACTGGATCGAATTCGATGCCGCTAACCCAGGTATCGCGAACCGCACCGACGGCCTGCTCGTCACTTCGGTTCAGGGTTCCGCCGCTCCGGTACTGGTTCAGGACGCATCCAAGAAGTTCTTGGTCCTGCACCTGAACAACCGCACCGGCAACCTCAAGGGCGGCAACGAGAAGCAGTACGGCTCTCGCGCACAGGTGATCACCGCTCCATAA
- a CDS encoding DUF6707 family protein: MTVNFDGNFPRYRQAIPARDITKGDRFMRRSGMPSQPVRSATIVKDSFGTDAYVDVVLEDGTHATVAINSTIRVFTERDLGPGIDELLAVPVEDGTAEAALVEAAATYRKDHQMLTAALRVAPGINTRAGSHLDTLAWAAYQLAIVYENTDLAWPVLNVLTQQTFADNTTRWVPARQGLALASWLARQAGEHDAAAGYAEQLKEGEEALIATLPGSAREIHRRQLEHASLYDREIQRARDTLNTDLELDLRWNRLKSLMVTTAYRLAFERERPDYLALIEREIPIIRSASGEPREDHSRAN; encoded by the coding sequence GTGACCGTCAACTTCGACGGCAACTTTCCGCGCTATCGTCAGGCGATCCCCGCCCGCGACATCACCAAGGGCGACCGTTTCATGCGTCGCTCCGGTATGCCCTCGCAGCCGGTGCGTTCCGCGACCATCGTGAAAGACTCGTTCGGGACCGACGCCTACGTCGATGTCGTCCTGGAGGACGGCACCCACGCGACCGTGGCCATCAACTCGACCATCCGGGTCTTCACCGAACGGGACCTCGGCCCCGGCATCGACGAGCTGCTCGCGGTTCCCGTTGAGGACGGGACCGCAGAGGCAGCGCTTGTTGAAGCCGCAGCGACCTATCGCAAAGACCACCAGATGCTGACCGCCGCGCTCCGTGTTGCACCCGGAATCAACACGCGCGCCGGTTCCCACCTCGACACGCTCGCGTGGGCCGCGTACCAGCTCGCCATCGTGTACGAGAACACTGACCTCGCGTGGCCGGTCCTCAACGTCCTGACCCAGCAGACATTCGCCGACAACACGACCCGCTGGGTTCCCGCCCGCCAGGGCCTCGCATTGGCAAGCTGGCTTGCCCGCCAAGCCGGGGAGCACGATGCGGCAGCCGGCTACGCGGAACAGCTCAAGGAGGGCGAGGAAGCGCTTATCGCGACCCTGCCGGGCAGCGCACGCGAGATCCACCGCCGTCAGCTTGAGCACGCATCGCTATACGACCGTGAAATACAGCGCGCCCGCGACACCCTCAACACAGACCTCGAACTGGACCTGCGGTGGAACCGCCTGAAGTCCCTCATGGTCACGACCGCCTACCGTTTGGCGTTCGAGCGTGAACGCCCCGATTACCTAGCGCTGATCGAACGCGAAATACCGATCATCCGCTCAGCTTCAGGAGAACCCCGTGAAGACCACTCCCGCGCAAACTAG
- a CDS encoding hydroxymethylpyrimidine/phosphomethylpyrimidine kinase, with translation MTFENPPIVLTIAGSEATGGAGAQADLKTFQELGVFGIAGLTCIVSFDPKDNWNHRFVPVDPQVIADQLEASQTSYEGKLRTVKLGMMGTPQTIETVAGALENQDWDNVVLDPVLICKGQEPGAALDTDQALVAKLLPKATFVTPNLFEASTLAGFEITDVEGLKKAAKVIHEKSGAAVLAKGGIRLDGPDAVDVFYDGGEFEVLSTPKVGDHAVSGAGCSLAAAIAALLAQGRSPLEAAREAKEFVTRGISQRVESSLPFDALWQGGLR, from the coding sequence ATGACTTTTGAGAATCCCCCCATCGTATTGACCATCGCAGGTTCTGAAGCCACCGGCGGTGCCGGCGCTCAGGCTGACCTCAAGACGTTCCAGGAGCTCGGCGTTTTCGGCATCGCCGGGCTCACCTGCATCGTTTCTTTCGACCCGAAGGACAACTGGAACCACCGCTTCGTGCCGGTTGATCCGCAGGTGATCGCGGATCAGCTCGAGGCCTCGCAGACCTCGTATGAAGGCAAGCTTCGCACCGTCAAGCTCGGCATGATGGGCACCCCGCAGACCATCGAAACCGTGGCTGGCGCGCTTGAAAACCAGGACTGGGACAACGTTGTCCTGGATCCGGTTTTGATCTGCAAGGGCCAGGAGCCGGGCGCGGCTTTGGACACCGACCAGGCATTGGTTGCCAAGCTTCTTCCGAAGGCTACCTTCGTGACCCCAAACCTCTTTGAAGCCTCGACGCTCGCGGGCTTTGAGATCACTGACGTTGAGGGCCTCAAGAAGGCCGCCAAGGTGATCCACGAGAAGTCCGGCGCTGCTGTGCTCGCTAAGGGCGGTATCCGTTTGGACGGCCCTGATGCTGTGGATGTTTTCTATGATGGCGGCGAGTTCGAGGTTCTTTCGACGCCTAAGGTCGGCGATCACGCGGTGTCCGGCGCTGGATGCTCGCTCGCTGCGGCTATTGCCGCGCTGCTGGCTCAGGGCCGCTCCCCGCTCGAGGCGGCCCGCGAAGCCAAGGAGTTCGTGACGCGCGGGATCAGTCAGCGCGTGGAATCCTCCCTCCCATTCGACGCTCTGTGGCAGGGCGGCCTGCGCTAA
- a CDS encoding NUDIX hydrolase family protein: protein MSAVRTPDPNPGWLSEEDLYEARQRLPIVYVQAIPVRVDPMGYVSEVGLLYTTTDDGQFERTFVSGRVMYRETIRAALMRNLEKDLGPLAMPSLPASLVPFTIAEYFPSPSETGLTDERQHAVALTYVIPVQGECNPRQDALELSWLTPEEALSESVQAEFTGGRGQIIHQALAHVGWGR from the coding sequence ATGAGCGCAGTACGGACCCCAGACCCAAACCCAGGTTGGCTCTCAGAAGAGGACCTGTACGAAGCCCGACAACGCCTACCGATCGTCTACGTCCAGGCAATCCCTGTGCGTGTGGATCCGATGGGCTACGTATCTGAGGTCGGCCTGCTCTACACGACCACCGACGACGGCCAGTTCGAGCGGACCTTCGTTTCCGGCCGCGTCATGTACCGCGAAACGATCCGCGCCGCCTTGATGCGTAACCTCGAGAAAGACCTCGGCCCGCTCGCGATGCCGTCGTTGCCGGCCTCGCTGGTTCCGTTCACCATCGCAGAATACTTCCCTTCGCCGTCCGAAACCGGGCTCACCGACGAACGTCAGCACGCCGTCGCCCTGACCTACGTGATCCCTGTTCAAGGCGAATGTAATCCGCGTCAGGACGCGCTCGAGCTTTCGTGGCTCACACCGGAAGAAGCTCTTTCGGAAAGTGTCCAGGCCGAGTTCACGGGCGGACGCGGGCAAATCATCCACCAAGCGCTCGCTCACGTGGGGTGGGGACGGTGA